The following nucleotide sequence is from Peribacillus sp. ACCC06369.
GGAGACTTTTCTGTCACTAAGGAGGAATCATGGAAGTATGCAAGTGACTCAATCTATCAATTATCCAAAGTAGCTGAGATGGAAGGCTTGATTCTTGCTTTAGAGCCATTAACTAGGTATGAAACCAATCTGGTTATCGACTCTATAGGGCAAAAGAAAATGTTAGAGGAAATCCAATCTTCTTCATTAACAGGAATGATCGATACAGTTGCAATGCAGCTTGCAGGTGAAACACCTGATGACTACTTTTCCATCCTTCCAGAATTAAGCCATTTTCACCTAATAGACGGAGACGGTCAATCAGATGCTCATTTGGCACTGGATGATGGGGTTTTAAATTGGAGAGAATACTTAACAAGCCTTCAGAGCCACAGTTACAAAGGGACATGTACTCTAGAGATCATGGGATCAAATTATTATCATAATCCAAATGATGCAATCATGAAATCTATTAAAAAAGTAAGGGAATTGGGAATTTAATCATCTGATTTGGAGGAACTCTTTATGAGTAATGGCTCACTTACACGAAAACTGGGTTTTTGGTCTGCTCTGGCGATCGCTGTTGGAACTACTATAGGATCAGGTATTTTTGTCTCATCTGGTGATGTTGCAAAAGCTGCGGGTACCCCTTCCATTTCCATTCTAGCTTGGATAATAGGCGGGGTAATTGCCATTCCGCAAGTAATGGTATTGGCAGAGTTATCGACAGCATACCCCCAAAATGGAAGCGGTTACGTTTACTTGAATAAAGCTGGGTGGAGACCTCTAGCCTTTCTATATGGATGGGCTACGTTCTGGGCGTTGGATCCTCCATCCATATCGATTATGGCTTTAGCGATTGTTTCATACTTAGCAACCTTTTTTCCATTCTTCTCTGGAATGGCCGGGAAATTATTGGGTATTGCGATCATCCTGATCATCACATCTATTCATTATCGAAGTGTGAAAGAAGGCGGCCTTTTCCAAGTCATTATCACGGCTATTAAAATCATTCCTTTCCTGATTGTCATTGTCCTAGGGTTAATGTATATGAACTTCGATAATTTTGCTTACACTCCCGGACCTGGTGCTGAAAAGACAAGTTTAATAGGTGGTGTATCCGCAACCACTTGGGCATATACGGGGATGGCAGCGATTTGTTTCATGGCTGGAGAGTTCAAAAACCCAGGGAAAATACTTCCACGAGCACTTATTAGTTCGGTTTTCATTGTGTTGGCTTTGTATACGTTGCTAGCGGTTTGTGTCATCGGCTTGATGCCATTTGATAAATTAATGAACTCAAATGCTGCTGTTTCTGAAGCTGTTAAGTACATTCCAGGACTATCTGATATTGCATCATCATTTGTGGCCGTTACGGCTATTATTGTTATCTTGGGTTCACTGAGCTCTTGCATAATGTTTCAGCCTCGCCTTGAGTATGCAATGGCAAAGGACGGACTATTCTTTCAACGCTTTGCAAAAGTCCATCCTAAATATGAAACTCCAAGTTTCTCCATCATCATTCAGATTACGTATGCATGCATTCTTGTATGCTTTAGTAATTTAACGGTATTACTTGGATATTTCACACTCATTCAATTGGTTATTAACATCATGGATTTTGCGGCAGTATATAAATGTCGAAAAAGGGAGGATTATAACCCAATCTATCGAATGCCAAAGTGGAGATTAACGACGATTTTAGCCATTCTTGGAGCGTCATGGCTGGCCTGGGGAACATTTACTTGGGCACCTATCCAAGGAGTGATTGCAGCATTGATTGTTATAGCAACAGGGCTACCAGTTTACTATTATTGGGAAAGAAAATATGGAACAAAGAATAAAAACGACAGCGATATAGTGGCTTAGCAGAATGATGGAAAGAAGTTTGACCTATATGACAAACTTCCTTGAAATATCGATTAATAAAAATTGTACAATTTATTATGTTTGGGTATAATACAAGACATAACAATTAAACGAGGGATAAAGGGAGGAAGATGTTGATGTTGAAATTTGATGAGGGATTATTTCTAAATCTGGTAGAAAAAGAGGGGCTTGCTTTTAGAGGCCAGATTGAGGAAATGGTAGATGGAATCACAAAAAGGGGATACAGTAATATTTTTTTGATCGGGGCTGGAGGAACCATAGCCATGATGTATCCTTATGAATACATTTTAAAATCTAATTCCACCATTGATGTCCATGCAGAAATTGCTGCTGAATTTATGGTTATGAATCATAAGCATTTTAGCAAAGATTCAGTCTGTATTTTTACATCCGTATCCGGGACTACTCAAGAAACAGTTGCAGCGGCAGAGTATTGCAAAGAAAGGGGGGCTACTACAATCGCATTAGTTGCAGAGCCAAATACTCCGTTAACACAAATTGCGGATTTCTGTATCACGACAGGTTCTGAAACGCACTCTTTTGATACTTTCTTTATGCTTCTATACATGGTCGTCTTCCGTTTCATGTATAACAAAGATGAATTCCCACAATATGAGCAATTCACGAAGGAAGTTTCGCTGCTTCCACGTGCAATTCTAAGTGCTGTTAAATCTTTTGACAAAAGAGCAGAGGAATTTGCCGTTACACATAAAGACACGGATTACCACATGATGGTGGGTTCGGGTAATCTATGGGGAAACACCTATTCTTATGCAATGTGTATTTTAGAGGAAATGCAATGGATCCAAGCGAAATCCATCCACGCGGCAGAGTTTTTCCATGGAACGCTTGAACTTGTTGTTGAAGATACAAGTGTTATTTTACTAAAAGGAGAAGATGAAACAAGACCGCTGATGGACCGTGTAGAGAGATTTGTAGAAAAAATCACAAAAAATGTAACGGTCATTGATACCAAATGCTTCGAAATGGAAGGCATTAGCGAAGAATTCAGAAAGCACTTTTCAGTTAGTATTAACTGGTCACTATTAAGTAGGATTAGCGTTTACCTAGAGCGTGAAAGAAATCATCCATTAACACTTAGAAGATACTATCGACAAATGGAATATTAAGATATGTGGAGCGCTACTTAGTAGTGCTCATTTCTTAAGTTCAAAGAAAGCGGGGGGAAATGATGAGAACGATTTCAGTCGGAGATAACTGTATGGATGTCTATCAAACAAGCGGGGAGGTCTATCCTGGTGGTAATCCTTTAAATGTAGCAGTCTATTTGAAAGGGTTAGGTGCGGAATCTGCTTATATTGGCTGGGTGGGTTCCGATCGATACAGTGACAAAATGGTTAAAGCGATTCAGGGAAAAGGGGTTGATATTTCTCATCTTTCGAGGAAAGAAGGAAAAACTGCTGTTACTTTCGTTGAAATGGTAGGAAATGATCGCAGGTTCGGAGAATACGACGAAGGTGTCATGAAACATTTCAGCTTAACGACAGAAGAGCTCCATTTCATTCAAACCTATCAGCTCATACATTCAGGGATTTGGGGACATGCGGATAAGTACTATCCCTTTTTTAAAGAAAAAGGAATGCTCACGTCTTTTGATTTCTCAGATCAGCTAGATCACGATCTCGTGAAAATTTTACCGACGTTTGTTGATTATCCTTTCTTTTCTTATACGAAGGATGATGCTTTTATCCGCGAATTTTTAAAGGATGTAAAAAATCAAGGATCTAAAATTGCGGTTGCCACTTTAGGTGAAAATGGTTCACTTGCCTACGATGGCGGTCAATTTTATCAATCCGGTGTCGTTGAAGTGAATGTGGTGGATACGATGGGGGCAGGGGATTCCTTCATTTCCGGTTTTATCTATGGGATATTGAAAGGCCATTCTATCTGCAATTGTTTAGAATTGGGTACAGAGTCTGCTGCGAAAACAATTGGATATTTCGGTGCGTGGTGACTGGGGCTGGAAATAATGTATAATGGATATTATATAATAAATTTTGACGGATAAGGATGAAACTAATATGAATTTAAATCCTTCAACCCCCCAGCCATTATATATGCAAATAAGGCAAATGTTGAAGAATGATATTCAGAACGGGAAATATAAACCAGATGATCAGATCCCAACCGAAGCAGAGCTGTGTGAAGCTTATAACGTTAGTCGCATTACCATACGCAAAGCAATAGAGGAATTGGTGAAGGAAGGAACTCTGACACGAATTCCACGTAGAGGTACCTTTGTTGCATCAAATAAGTTCCATAATGAGTTGTTATCTATAAGTGGTTTCTCGGAGTTTAGTCATCAGCTCGGGATGATACCCAATTCGCGAATTTTAAGAAGTGAGGTGATGCCAGCACCAAAAGATGTGGCAGGTCATCTCCTCATTGAAGAAGGAACTCCCGTTTTGGAACTTGAGCGGCTCATGTATGTAAATGATCGTCCGCTTTTCTACGATACCGCTCATTATTCATTAATTCGTTTTCCGGATTTAGAAAAGAAAATTGCTAGGGATGAATCAACTTATAAAATCCTTTTGGAAGATTACCACACGGAAATAGTAAGTAACGATAAAATTATAGACGTGATTGCTGCTACAAAAAACTATGCTAAATTTTTAGAATGTGATATTGGCGCTAATCTATTTAGAATATTAAAGATTGCTTTCGATGCAAACGACCAACCAGTACATCTCTCAACCTTTATGTGTGAAACCAACAAGGTCAATCTGACCGTTCATCGGGCAAAATAGGTCATGCCAAATCATTGGCATGACCTATTTGTAGCCTTATAAAAAAGGTGGGATTCAACGCAAAACGGGTATCCAATAATCAACAATTTTAAACAATGCTCAATTATATAAAAGAATTTTCTCTAGTTTACTAAAAAGCGTGATTACACATTTCCCACATCCTATTCACTTAGTAAAACTTCTAATTTTATTTGGGTCCTGCAAATCCGAAAATGGATTATTCAAAGTTGCTCCCCTGACCCTTCTGCTTCAATGACTGGATTTAAAATTTCCTTACAATTAAAACATAAGATTTTCTTGTTATCTAACAGAATACCGTTCAGAAAACCAGCCGTGCAATATACATCGTGACCACAGTGCACACAAGAGCCAACTAGTTCATCCATCGATACATCCCCCTATAGGATAATGGTTTATAGTTTGGTGTGCTATTTTGAATAAAGATAAAGCCCAAAATCTTGCATTACGGAAGTGTGCCCCATTTGCCGCAACATGGTAGCAATATTGCCTCGATGATATGATCCGTGAGTGACAACGTGTAATACCGATTCGGAAATGGAAGTTTCAAGCAAACCAGCATACGGGTTATCCACCACAATTACCTTATCCATATCTTCTTGACTGTTCAGAAGTGCTTTGTTTCTTTCAGATAAGTCTAGAAATATTTTTTTCATTTCCTCAATACTTTTCTTTTCCATCACTTCTCTTAATTGGTCAGAAGACGCCATTGCTTCATTCATACTATTACCGGAGATAATGTCAAACCAAGCGTAATCTGTGAGATAAATGTGAGACAACACTTTTGATACCGAAGAAAAACCACTCTGAATATCCTTATGATAAATGTGCTGTGGAAGTTCTTTTAAACGATCAATGATAACGCCATTTGCCCACACGTGGTAGTTGTACATTTTTAATACTGGTTCGGGGTGTGTCATATAAAAAACCTCCACTTCTCTTTTTTTTCGTATTGAACAATTTATGCCTGAATAACAAAAAAAATTCAGGTGAAAGTATATTAATCTGGTTTTTCTATTTTATATACAACAACCCTTAGGTAAAGGGATGAAGTTACTTCATACTTCCCCCCTGCTGAAATCGCGAATATACATGTTTAGAAAAGAGATGGTACGAGCTACGAGCATTCTGATCATAAACGAATAGTTTTGGCCATATATAGGTATTCTTTCTTGCAGGAAATTAGCTCCCTATATCGAAATGATAGTAAAGGAGATGGTAATATGAATCTGAGAATTAAATATAGGCTTTATATTCATGCTGACGGAAAACTTATTCCAGAGAAGTATGACCGATACGAGATACTGAACGTCAGAGAAGGTATAGATCCTAATGATACTAAGGATTACCAGGAGCTTATTAAAAAATTGGGAAAGTCGATTAATCGGCCTGAGAATGAATTTGAAATTAAAAACTATGAATCAATGTAAGATTACCCTTTCGAGGATGTTTTAGTTTGTTGACAAAAGGGGGGGGGAATGATTTCATCCGGAACCATGAATTTAAAACATGACTAGGCTATACTTTATGGTTTTTTACTGGTTTATGAAACCTTTACTGGATTGAAGAAATTTGCGACACTCCTGCAGAAAACTGGCTAGCCAAGACCCCGCAATACTGTAGGCAAACCCGTTTTTCGAATTTGTCTACAGTCTGGAGCATCCTTTCGAGGATGCTTTTCATTTTGGAAAATGAGAGGGATTCTGGAAATTTTGAACTTTCAGCGTTATTTAATTAAACAAGAAAACACCATTGTCAATTTAGAGGGAATATTTTATATTGTAGATTTACATTCAGTTTTTCTTTGAAAATTGGAATAAGAATTGGTCAATAATTACGTCCAGAATAAGATAAAGCCCTTCTCTTAATTGAGAGTGGCTAGTTTAAAGCTAAAATTTTATATGTGTCTTCTTGAAATACGTATCCGTTACTTCAAGAAGACATGCGACCTAAAGAATTGTTCCGTATCTTGAATTAAAGTATGGACTTATAATGTTTCGTCCTGCCTTGAATTTTTTTGTAAAAGGTCACGGATTTCCTTTAAATACTGCTCGGTTGCCGGTACCACTTCTATTACCTCTTCCTCTTTGGCTTGTTTTTTTCTAATAATTGAATTCGCTATCTTCATAAACATGAAAATCGCAAACGAAATAATCAAGAAATCAATCACAGCTTGAACAAATATACCGTATTTAAGAACTGCGTTTCCAACTTTAATGGTTAACGAAGAAACATTGATCCCCCCTAATATAATTCCAACTAGCGGTGTGATAATATTTTCGACTAGTGATGAAACGATTTTCCCAAACGCAGCACCCATCACTACAGCTATAGCAAGATCGAGAACGTTTCCTTTAGTTATAAACTCCCTGAATTCCTTTATCATCGTAACTACACCTTTCTTTTTTTAATTGATAAAAGCATATCAGAAACATGGTGAAAATTGAATAGAGTAAGAGGTATCTATTATTTCCAAAGATAGGAACAAGCATCCGTTTAATCTTTTGAATCCTTTAATATGTAGCAATGCAATGACAGCAGTCCAATCAAAGGGGAAGAACTCCAGTTATCATCAAAAAACGTAACAAGCCCTAATTAAAGCAGAGTACGGATGGATTTAATGGTCCTAGAAATCAAGCACTAATTAAAGCTTTACAAATAGAACAAAAAGTGAATTCAATGAAAAATGTTATGGAAGGCAGATGGGGAAAGAGTAAGGCAGCAATCATCACAGTCTGGAATGCAGGTGGACCAACTTGCTCCTTTTGATTTTTATCGCATCTCAACAAAATATTTAACAAAGCCAAAAACAAAAAAAGCCCTCTCGATTAAGAGAAGGGCTTTTAACAATGGAGGAGTACCACTTAGGGGGTAGTACAATAATATAATTATCGCCAATTAAATCCATTTATATTCATCTTCTTTGTTTTGGGGTAGCCTTTTTGACTGCATTTAAATTGATTTGAATTTTTTATATTTCAGTCCAACCAAAAATATTAGAGGAGAACCTATTATGGTTGGAAGAAACCAAAAGATTAATGGATTCCATTCATTCAAGATAGTTATATTCGATACATTAACTACAAGAATTGCTGTACAAATAGCAATATAGGAACCGAGCATCCCGCTTATATGAGATGAAATCCAGTTTTTCCATTTCTTCTTGGCAGATACATAGCCTATAAATGCGAAAGAATATGAAAATATCCCAATGAAAAATAAATAGGCACTGCTTTCCCAATTCAAAATTGCCATTGTCAGGGATGTGACAAAAACAACAACGTACGCACTATGATAAATTTCACCAAAGGTTGTATGCTTACCTCTTTTTTTCTTTGAAGACATAGCACCTATTCCACTAATAAGACAGATTGCTCCAGCAAAAATATGAATGAACAGAATGAATTTAAAGATAAGCAACTTTCCCCTCGTGAATATTGATTATTAATTTATATGTTATCACAATTCAAATATTTACCATGAATTTAATCTGCAAAAATCAAACCACTCATACAGCGCCTGGACCCTTTGAAATTTCCGGAAAGAAGGATACTCGATTGTATAGAAACTCAACTTCTTCATTGTGACTGAAAGTCTCAGTAATCTGGTTTTTTATTTATAATCATTGAGAATAAAGAAGAGGGAGGCATCAGAATATCGTTCTTTTTATGGATAAAGGAGGAAATTACGGTTCGTTTGAAGAATGTTTTTTACAAATGGGGGTGGAATAATTGCGACAAAATATTGAACAGGATTTATCTAAAGAGGATATTTTAAGAATGATTGTTAAACACCTTGAAGTATTCCCGTTGACTAGTCTAGAGGCTATCCGAGAAGTGATTGGAAGTTCATTAAAACAACGGGGTTTAATAGGAGGGATAACTCAAACAGGAGCCGCTACGATAACATATAACCGGAAAATATCAGACGAAGATATCCAGTTAATGAATGATTGTATTTATGACCTTTTATATAGCCGCGTTATCCAACCTGGTATTAATGATGATAATCTAGATTTACCATGGATTCATGTTTCTGATAAAGAGAAACTTAAAAAATACCTAAAATGAAAAGTATAGTCCGACATAACAGGGAATTATTACAACCGTGAGAAATTGCCCCCTATAATGTGGATTACAGAAATACCAAAAAGAGTGTGAATGGGTGGAGGCAGTTAGTGGCTGCCTAAGACGTTATCTGCTAAACATTGTAAAAGCCCTTCTCATATTCGAGAGGGGCCTAATTGGTTTGGAATATCTAAACGATAATTGCAATTTTATAAAAAACAATTCTCCATACTATATTAATTGTATGTTTCACCAGTAAGATGGGATTCAAACATATCGATAATTGCAAGAAAACGTTCGGCTTCACGGAAAACGTGATCTGCCAATAGTGGATGGATAATGCTCTTGATTTTGCATTCTTCGATTAAATCTCTGGCGGTTTTCTTAAAGTCTCGAAGTGATACTACTGAAACACGATTCTGATCTAGAAATTGATCCAAAAGAGGGACGGTTTGAGATTGCGGTTTCATGGACTCTAAGTCAACAGCCTGAAAGACTAATTGGTCAAAATCATTGCTGAAGTTTCGTGCCATATCTACAAGCTTTCTTTCCGATGGATCAAGGAGATGTCCGATAAATTTTGCATGATCAGCCATTATCCTTAAAAAGAATACATTTTCTTTGATGATAGCATCTTCAAGTGGTTTCAATTTACCCTCATTTAATTCTTTTAATCGCTTTCTAAAATAATTGGCTTCCCGGCTTGTATGGTCGACTAAAAGTGGGAAATTGTTTGCACCAGGCAATTTACAAGTAAGTATTAATCCCAATACCTTCCTTTTGAAAAAAAATATGCCTGTAGCAGCTTGTTGCACTTCCGCATTAAATCTTCTAATCTGTTCTGGGTCAGTTTGATTTGTAAATGAATGGGATTGCTGTTCTATCCGTTCAAATAAATGATAAAACTGATTGGCTTCCTCAATTAGCTGTGTATCTTCACATCTAAAACCAAGTCTTAGAAATAACGAGTGTTCCTTCATTATTCTTGACCAAAAACGAATCTCATCTAAGGAACGTTCTACAAACATCGCAGAGTTATTTCGCATATTAGCTTCCTGTGTGTTCTCACTCATAACTAAAGCCTCCTTTATTAAACCATCCTTAAAATCTTATTAACAAGTGGGCCATTGTATACTCGATTACATATAAAGTTACTAATAAATCTATTTTGTTTTATTAAATCATTGCCTTATATTAGTTAAGTAAAAAAGAAAGAGCTCAATAAGTATCCTTAAAGGACTTGTAGCAGGTCTACCAGTTATTGAACTAGCAAGTGCAGTATATAGAATAGAAAATGAAAAAATTTCAGAGTATTGGATTCAAATTTATAGGTCAGGAATTCAGAAACAACTGGAGAGAAATAAATATATTTAAGATTTATCTTATTCGAAAAAAGCTTGATAAATAATTAGGTATGACAAGAGTTGAATATTTGAACAAGCGCCAAAACCAAGACAGAGACGAGCTTCTTGGTTTTTTTCTTTGATTTGCTTGAATACAGGGTTTGTACTTTTTATAAACATTAGAAAGAAAGGGTAATTAAAAACACAAGGTAGTAAGGAGCGGAAATATGATTCTCTCTAAATTTATAGATGAACTCCCAATTCTCCCTATTTTAAAACCTCGATGGAAAGATCAAATTCATACTTATTATGAAGTGAATATGACTGAATTTAAGCAATCACTTCATAGTGAGTTAAATGATACAACTGTTTGGGGCTATGAAGGCAGCTATCCAGGACCTACAATTGAAGTGGAGAGCGGGGAGAAAGTATTTATTAAATGGATCAACAATCTTCCGGATAAACATCTTTTCCCGGTAGATCATACGGTTCATGGTGCCCAAGTGGATGTACCGGAAGTACGGACGGTGGTACATGTACATGGAGCTAGTGTTGAATCGGAAAGTGATGGTTACCCGGAGGCTTGGTTTACAAAAGGTTTCGAACGAGTGGGACCTTATTTTAAAAAGGAAGTATATCAATATGATAATAACCAGAATTCTGTTACTCAATGGTATCATGACCATGCACTTGGGATTACCAGACTCAATGTATATGCGGGATTGGCAGGTTTTTATCTCATAAGGGATAAACGGGAATGTTCATTGAATTTACCTTGCGGTGACTATGAGGTCCCTCTAATTATCCAAGATAGGTCTTTTCATATTAATGGTTCCCTTTATTATCCAAATCAGCCGGTTAACCCAGTCAAGGAATTAGGAACATCAATCGTTCCTGAATTTTTTGGGGACACCATCCTGGTTAATGGCAAAGTATGGCCCCATTTAAAAGTGGAACCACGAAAATACCGATTCCGGCTGTTAAATGGATCTAACACCCGATTTTATAGGATCAAGCTTGATTCAGGGCAACTCATTTTTCAAATCGGGACGGATAGCGGATTAATGGAATATCCGATAGGGGTGAAAGAAATCATACTTGCTCCAGCAGAAAGAGCGGATGTCATCATTGACTTTACCAATCTTGGCGGAAAGAACATTATCGTGACAAATGACGCCCCTGCTCCTTTTCCAGAAGGGGATCCCGCAAATGCTGTAGATACTGTGATGGAATTCAGAATCTCTCTTCCTCTTACAAGTGTTGATACCAGTGTGATTCCCGCTTTTATGATGCCTCTTCCAAAAATTAATGAGCAGTTAGCATCTAAAGTCCGTTACCTTACATTAAATGACAATATGGATAAGTATGGTCGTGAATTCATGTTATTGGATAATAAACAGTGGGATGCCCCCATAACGGAAAATCCAAAATTGGGATCAACCGAAATATGGTATCTAATTAACTTAACTACGGATACACACCCAATTCACGTTCACTTAATTGATTTCCATGTGATGGATCGAAGGCCTTTTGATGTAGATATATATAATAAGGAGGGGGTCATCCATTATACTGGCCCGGCAATTCCAGCTGAACCACAAGAGCGAGGAATGAAAGATACTGTAAGAGCTAATCCGAAACAGGTAACGCGAATTATTATGAATTTTGGTCCATATTCAGGGCGGTATGTATGGCATTGTCACATCTTGGAGCATGAGGATTATGAGATGATGAGACCGTATATAGTTATTCCATAATGGTTGGTAACTGTTCCTTAATATAATGAAAAAATACTAAAACCCCTGAAAAAAATTTTTTCAGGGGTTTTTATTTTAGTTCGGCTTTGGCCGATTTAAGGAAGAGGCCACAGCCGAACTAAGTTACTGGGTCACTAAATCACACCTATGGACAATCCTAGAGCACCGGCAGGGGGGGCGGTAGTCATTTGTCACGAAGTTCATTTATTTTTTTCGTAAGCTCATTAAACTTCTTCTCGAGTTCTGTGTACGCTTTATCGTTTGAAGTCATAAAGCTGAGCTTTCCCAAAACTTCTTGTCTTTCTGTTTCAAGTTTTAATCGTAGTTCCTCCAGATCATCTCTTTTTGAGGATGATTCAAACAATTGCTTTTGTATACGATTATCCGAAATGACGAGTTTGCTGCTTGTCGTTTTCTCAAGAAAATATCGATCATGCGAAACGATGATTAGTGTTCCAGTATACTGTGCTAAGGTATCTTCAAGTTGTTCCCGTGAAGCTAAGTCTAGGTGATTTGTCGGCTCATCCAAAATAAGCACATCTTTTTCTTTTAATATATATTCCATTAACTTACATTTCACACGCTCACCCATACTCATATTTCTAATGGGTTCTGTCCAATGAGATGTCATGAATCCTAAATGCTTCATTAAAGTTTGAACTTTCCCTCTTGCCTCGAATGTTTCTTTATGAAATAGCTGTGCTGGTGTTTGATCAAGAGGTAAATCAAACACTTCTTGCGTCAAATAGCCAATTTTTGAAGATGGTGAAATCCATACATCGCCCGAAAAAGTTTCATGTCCAAGAATTATTTTTAATAATGTCGTCTTTCCACTGCCATTTGGACCTATTATTGAAACCTTCTCACCATGCTGAATCGTAAAATTGACGTTATTAAATAGTGATCGTCCGATAAAAGACTTAGATAAATTCTTAACTTCCAAAAAACGTTTGCCGGATTTGTTGTTTGCTTTAATTGAAAAGCGGACAGTATAATCTGACTCAACAGGCTCAGCTTTTGCTTTTTCAAGCTCTTTTTCAAGGCGCTTTTGTTTAGATTTTACTT
It contains:
- a CDS encoding multicopper oxidase is translated as MILSKFIDELPILPILKPRWKDQIHTYYEVNMTEFKQSLHSELNDTTVWGYEGSYPGPTIEVESGEKVFIKWINNLPDKHLFPVDHTVHGAQVDVPEVRTVVHVHGASVESESDGYPEAWFTKGFERVGPYFKKEVYQYDNNQNSVTQWYHDHALGITRLNVYAGLAGFYLIRDKRECSLNLPCGDYEVPLIIQDRSFHINGSLYYPNQPVNPVKELGTSIVPEFFGDTILVNGKVWPHLKVEPRKYRFRLLNGSNTRFYRIKLDSGQLIFQIGTDSGLMEYPIGVKEIILAPAERADVIIDFTNLGGKNIIVTNDAPAPFPEGDPANAVDTVMEFRISLPLTSVDTSVIPAFMMPLPKINEQLASKVRYLTLNDNMDKYGREFMLLDNKQWDAPITENPKLGSTEIWYLINLTTDTHPIHVHLIDFHVMDRRPFDVDIYNKEGVIHYTGPAIPAEPQERGMKDTVRANPKQVTRIIMNFGPYSGRYVWHCHILEHEDYEMMRPYIVIP
- the abc-f gene encoding ribosomal protection-like ABC-F family protein yields the protein MKELLKLANISYEVLDFNIFENVNASVQQGDIIGVIGKNGAGKSTLLQLINNDLVPAQGQIQWLQQDLKVFMVEQEAESHSFEDKTPFEVKLLDKMHVPSHDFAQLSGGEKLKARLAKGLSKDADLLLLDEPTNHLDAESLEFLNGQINNYRGTIIFVSHDRYFLDAVATKIWSIEGKKIIEHRGNYSSYMEVRKQKRLTQQREYEKQQKMVERIEGQMNEITSWSKKAHAQSTKKEGVKEYYRVKAKRMDAQVKSKQKRLEKELEKAKAEPVESDYTVRFSIKANNKSGKRFLEVKNLSKSFIGRSLFNNVNFTIQHGEKVSIIGPNGSGKTTLLKIILGHETFSGDVWISPSSKIGYLTQEVFDLPLDQTPAQLFHKETFEARGKVQTLMKHLGFMTSHWTEPIRNMSMGERVKCKLMEYILKEKDVLILDEPTNHLDLASREQLEDTLAQYTGTLIIVSHDRYFLEKTTSSKLVISDNRIQKQLFESSSKRDDLEELRLKLETERQEVLGKLSFMTSNDKAYTELEKKFNELTKKINELRDK